The following coding sequences are from one candidate division KSB1 bacterium window:
- a CDS encoding S41 family peptidase, producing the protein MSTKKQVGLVAALIVVTVGLSGWLSTVVGNRGPDYNEQLRRSIILFSNVYESVVQRYIEEVDPEKCVQAAIDGMLERLDPYTVFLKAEEDDELEILTSGKYGGVGMRIGMRNGWATVVEQPFDGKPAFRAGIREGDQILEVDGKSTKDLTISETAQLLRGEPGTEVVVKIRREGVDEVLTFRLIRDVITVEDINCATIIDGDVGFIRLTRFGRNAGSEVERAVAKLKEQGAKKLILDLRSNPGGLLEAAVEVANVFVPKGELIVSTKGRVKSDDREYRAEKDPVWQDLPLAVLVDSYSASASEIVAGAIQDLDRGVVIGNTTFGKGLVQRVVGVGPRSTLRITTSEYFIPSGRLIQNPDVFDKGRTSVLYAEGIARLEQAADPKKEYRTSSGRTVRGGGGIVPDIQVNPDTLSRLEFALLSQSMFFNFAVNYVQRHPDLPREFVADEKMVREFRQFLAEKKFEYKTDGEAELDAFEKAARKSGYLSSVAPQVQAIRAAIAEQKKREFEQSLDYIRQSLEREIVTKVWGTSAGIAATLDDDQVVQKALEVLNSPRTYSAILGKKATIGG; encoded by the coding sequence ATGAGCACCAAGAAGCAGGTGGGGTTGGTGGCCGCCCTCATAGTGGTCACTGTGGGCCTGAGCGGGTGGCTTTCCACGGTAGTCGGCAACCGCGGCCCCGACTACAACGAGCAGTTGCGGCGGAGCATCATTCTGTTCAGCAACGTCTATGAGTCGGTGGTGCAGCGGTATATCGAGGAGGTCGACCCGGAGAAGTGCGTCCAGGCAGCTATCGACGGCATGTTGGAGCGCCTGGACCCTTATACCGTCTTTCTCAAGGCCGAAGAGGACGATGAACTGGAGATCCTCACCTCAGGCAAGTACGGGGGCGTGGGCATGCGCATCGGCATGCGCAATGGCTGGGCTACGGTGGTGGAGCAACCGTTCGACGGCAAGCCGGCCTTTCGCGCCGGCATTCGCGAGGGGGACCAGATCCTCGAAGTGGACGGGAAGAGCACCAAGGACCTGACCATTTCCGAGACCGCGCAGCTTCTGCGTGGAGAGCCAGGCACCGAAGTGGTCGTTAAGATCCGGCGCGAAGGGGTCGATGAGGTACTAACCTTCCGGCTCATTCGCGATGTCATCACGGTCGAGGACATCAACTGTGCTACGATCATAGATGGCGACGTGGGATTCATACGGCTGACCCGCTTCGGCCGCAATGCGGGCAGCGAAGTGGAGCGCGCGGTAGCAAAGCTGAAGGAGCAGGGCGCGAAGAAACTCATCCTCGATCTTCGCTCTAACCCAGGAGGATTGTTGGAGGCGGCAGTCGAGGTGGCAAACGTTTTCGTCCCCAAAGGGGAGCTGATTGTCTCCACCAAGGGGCGGGTCAAGAGCGATGACCGCGAGTATCGAGCGGAAAAGGACCCCGTGTGGCAGGACCTGCCGCTGGCGGTGCTGGTGGACTCGTATAGTGCCTCTGCCTCGGAGATTGTGGCCGGTGCTATTCAGGACCTGGACCGAGGTGTAGTTATCGGCAATACGACCTTCGGCAAGGGGCTGGTCCAGCGCGTGGTGGGCGTGGGGCCACGGTCCACGTTGCGGATTACCACCTCGGAGTACTTCATCCCCAGCGGCCGCCTTATCCAGAATCCCGACGTCTTTGACAAGGGTCGTACCAGCGTGCTTTACGCCGAAGGGATTGCGCGTCTTGAACAGGCCGCGGATCCGAAAAAGGAGTATCGTACCTCCTCCGGGCGGACGGTGCGTGGCGGCGGCGGCATTGTGCCCGACATTCAGGTGAATCCTGATACATTGAGTCGCCTTGAATTCGCTCTGCTCAGTCAGTCGATGTTCTTCAACTTTGCCGTGAACTATGTGCAGCGCCATCCGGACCTGCCGCGCGAGTTTGTGGCGGACGAGAAGATGGTGCGTGAGTTCAGGCAATTCCTGGCAGAGAAAAAGTTCGAGTACAAGACGGATGGGGAGGCCGAGCTGGATGCCTTCGAAAAGGCTGCACGCAAGAGTGGCTACCTTTCCAGTGTCGCGCCCCAGGTTCAGGCTATTCGCGCCGCAATCGCGGAACAGAAGAAACGTGAGTTCGAACAGAGCCTGGACTACATCCGCCAGTCGCTGGAGCGAGAGATCGTGACCAAAGTGTGGGGCACTTCGGCGGGGATTGCCGCGACGCTCGATGACGACCAGGTGGTGCAGAAGGCGCTTGAGGTTTTGAACAGTCCGCGCACTTACAGCGCCATCTTAGGGAAAAAGGCTACCATTGGCGGCTGA
- a CDS encoding MtnX-like HAD-IB family phosphatase — MKLRIFTDFDGTVAAKDVGDGLFARFAHPDWQKAVQAWKQGLITSRECLERECKLARATADSIAAYADEQQLDPYFSGFASFCAAHQVPLMVLSDGLDFYIERILRRHGLGHIPFRSNHLIFGDDGVIIPEFPYFELGCRVCGNCKGYHVRTHRADGEVVIYVGDGLSDRCGAEEADFVLAKGDLLRYCRTKHLPHAPFQTFADCLDQVKTLLTGRDPLR; from the coding sequence ATGAAGCTCCGCATCTTCACAGACTTTGACGGCACGGTAGCGGCCAAGGACGTGGGCGACGGCCTATTCGCACGTTTTGCCCACCCCGATTGGCAGAAAGCGGTTCAGGCATGGAAGCAGGGTCTAATCACCTCGCGGGAGTGCTTGGAGCGAGAATGCAAGTTGGCCCGCGCCACCGCCGATAGCATTGCTGCTTATGCCGACGAACAGCAGCTGGACCCGTACTTCTCCGGCTTCGCCTCCTTCTGCGCCGCGCACCAGGTGCCGCTCATGGTGCTCAGCGACGGTCTTGACTTCTACATCGAGCGAATCCTTCGCCGGCATGGCCTTGGGCATATCCCCTTTCGCAGCAACCATCTGATCTTCGGCGACGATGGGGTCATCATCCCTGAGTTTCCCTACTTTGAGCTGGGATGTCGAGTGTGTGGCAACTGCAAGGGCTACCATGTTCGCACCCATCGCGCCGACGGCGAGGTGGTCATCTATGTGGGTGACGGGCTGTCCGACCGCTGCGGTGCTGAGGAGGCGGACTTTGTGCTGGCAAAAGGGGACCTGCTTCGCTACTGTCGCACCAAGCACCTGCCTCACGCCCCGTTCCAGACATTTGCTGACTGTCTGGACCAGGTCAAAACGCTCCTCACGGGAAGAGACCCGCTCCGATAG
- a CDS encoding Flp family type IVb pilin has protein sequence MALKQLWSLVRREEGQTLPEYGLIIFLVAIVCIAALTLLGGNINNLLTQIANAL, from the coding sequence ATGGCTCTCAAGCAGCTTTGGTCACTGGTCAGGCGGGAAGAAGGTCAGACCCTTCCGGAATATGGGCTGATCATTTTCCTGGTGGCGATCGTGTGCATCGCGGCCCTGACGCTGCTAGGCGGCAACATTAACAACCTGCTGACCCAGATTGCCAATGCGTTGTGA
- a CDS encoding AAA family ATPase, translated as MLGKSRKQQKPQEVAETRKLSAVIVEPEEASVQLIEEVLNEIGVFDPVVKSPNLTDGMQQVRTHRPDLLILSGVPNASEALSFLTRAALSLPNMTAFFTADSGSPELLLESMRAGAREYLVRPIDRHELAAAVRRFLNTKVTLGLIPQKAGKVVSVYGVKGGLGATTIATNLAVHLTSLQKTVVVMDANFQTGSVAIFLDIQPKISLTDLLRDIDQIDPQSLKRVLPKHQSGIYFLPPPKATNGSYKVLPGDLSKMFGLLRQEYDYIVVDLDRFVDETTALFLDETDLLLLVVNLDVPSLVNTNRTLDLLQKLGFDLSKTLLVSNRHASQNEYMLEEFQQLVKRSIDWRIPNHKYGDCVAAVNKGEPFASRDGKSKLNKSLMELAEFLDKRFSEAA; from the coding sequence ATGCTTGGAAAGTCGCGAAAGCAGCAAAAGCCGCAAGAAGTGGCCGAGACGCGCAAATTGTCGGCGGTCATTGTGGAGCCTGAGGAGGCTTCCGTGCAGCTGATTGAGGAAGTGCTCAATGAGATTGGTGTGTTCGACCCGGTGGTGAAAAGCCCAAATCTCACTGATGGGATGCAGCAGGTGCGTACTCACCGCCCGGACCTACTTATTCTCAGTGGAGTTCCTAACGCCAGCGAAGCGCTGTCGTTCCTCACGCGGGCGGCCCTGTCCCTGCCAAATATGACGGCCTTCTTTACTGCGGACAGTGGTTCGCCAGAGCTACTGTTGGAATCTATGCGAGCGGGGGCGCGTGAGTATCTGGTGCGCCCCATTGACCGACATGAATTGGCGGCAGCGGTCCGCCGTTTCTTGAACACAAAGGTCACCCTAGGTTTGATCCCGCAGAAGGCGGGCAAAGTTGTCTCTGTGTACGGCGTCAAGGGAGGGCTCGGGGCGACCACCATCGCAACAAATCTTGCCGTCCACCTTACTTCTTTGCAGAAGACGGTGGTGGTTATGGACGCCAATTTTCAAACCGGCTCGGTCGCAATTTTTCTGGACATCCAACCTAAGATCTCGCTCACGGACTTGTTACGGGATATCGATCAGATCGACCCTCAGTCCCTAAAGCGCGTGCTCCCGAAGCACCAGTCGGGGATCTACTTCCTCCCGCCACCCAAAGCCACCAACGGGAGTTACAAGGTCTTGCCAGGTGACCTCAGCAAGATGTTTGGCTTGCTGCGCCAAGAGTACGACTATATCGTGGTAGACTTGGACCGGTTTGTGGATGAGACAACGGCGTTGTTCCTGGATGAGACAGACCTGCTCCTCTTGGTTGTGAACCTGGACGTGCCATCGCTGGTTAACACCAATCGTACGCTCGATCTTCTGCAGAAACTGGGGTTCGACCTGAGCAAGACCTTGTTGGTTTCGAACCGGCATGCCAGTCAGAACGAGTACATGCTGGAGGAGTTTCAGCAGTTGGTCAAGCGTTCTATCGATTGGAGGATCCCGAATCACAAGTACGGCGACTGTGTGGCGGCTGTAAACAAGGGGGAGCCTTTCGCTTCGCGAGATGGAAAGTCGAAGCTGAACAAGAGTCTGATGGAACTGGCGGAGTTCTTGGACAAGCGCTTCAGTGAGGCGGCGTAG
- the ppdK gene encoding pyruvate, phosphate dikinase, with product MGEKKYVYFFAQGQAEGDADMKELLGGKGANLAEMCRLNLPVPPGFTITTEVCTYYYANNKQYPPGLKRQVEDALRRTEQLMGSRFGDPENPLLVSVRSGARSSMPGMMETVLNIGLTSRTIGGLIAKTQNERFAYDAYRRLIMMYADVVMEKAAGIEPEEGKGVRQQLEHEMDKLKKKRGVKLDTELTADDLKKLVDIFKKKVEQVLGKPFPDDPMEQLWGGIGAVFQSWTGKRAVSYRRIEGIPDDWGTAVNVQSMVFGNMGDRSATGVAFTRNPATGENVFYGEWLVNAQGEDVVAGIRTPYPLNKANKTPDNKHLPSLEEMMPELYKQLESIRQTLEKRYRDMQDIEFTIQEGRLWMLQTRVGKRNGQAAVRMAVDMCNEGLIDKKEAIMRVKPSQLDELLHPMVDPIKERHVQPLAVGLPAGPGGATGQIVFTADEAERLGKVKQRVILVRTETSPEDVHGMHAAEAILTSKGGMTSHAALVARGWGKPCIVGCGALEIDAVNKKMSVNGQVLKQGDWVTINGTTGRVYAGKLPLVVPDLERNQAYQQLMQWADEFRTLGVRTNADRPEDAAQARAFGAEGIGLCRTEHMFFDPKRILAMRQMILADNERERRKALAKLLPYQKKDFLGIFRAMQGLPVTIRLLDPPLHEFINLNKKQIKELAEQLNVPAKKIEARVASLHEANPMLGHRGCRLGIAYPEITEMQARAIFEAAAELTKQGVKVYPEVMVPLVGTLKEFQHQEKIIRRVAEEVMSKYQVTFRYLVGTMIEIPRACLTADEIARSAEFFSFGTNDLTQTTFGFSRDDVGAILASYLEEGILPEDPFQTLDQTGVGQLVEMGVQKGRSVRPDLKIGICGEHGGDPASIEFCHRVGLDYVSCSPFRVPIARLAAARAALRYGGQKRSK from the coding sequence ATGGGAGAGAAGAAGTACGTCTACTTTTTCGCTCAAGGGCAGGCAGAAGGGGATGCGGACATGAAGGAGTTGCTGGGCGGCAAAGGAGCCAATTTGGCGGAAATGTGTCGCCTGAACCTGCCTGTGCCTCCGGGCTTCACCATCACCACTGAGGTCTGCACCTACTACTATGCCAATAACAAACAATACCCCCCAGGCTTGAAGCGGCAGGTGGAAGATGCGTTGCGGCGTACTGAGCAACTCATGGGGAGCCGCTTTGGTGACCCGGAGAACCCGCTTCTGGTGTCTGTCCGTTCAGGGGCGCGCAGTTCCATGCCGGGGATGATGGAGACTGTGCTCAACATCGGGCTGACCTCCCGCACCATTGGCGGACTGATCGCCAAGACCCAAAACGAACGCTTCGCTTACGACGCCTACCGCCGGCTGATCATGATGTACGCAGACGTGGTGATGGAAAAGGCCGCGGGCATCGAGCCGGAGGAGGGCAAGGGCGTTCGGCAGCAGCTTGAGCACGAAATGGATAAGCTCAAGAAGAAGCGCGGGGTGAAACTGGACACCGAACTGACGGCTGACGACTTGAAGAAGTTGGTGGACATTTTCAAGAAGAAGGTGGAGCAGGTGTTGGGGAAACCGTTCCCCGATGATCCGATGGAACAGCTCTGGGGTGGAATCGGCGCCGTGTTCCAGTCGTGGACGGGTAAGCGGGCGGTCTCTTATCGCCGCATCGAGGGCATTCCCGACGACTGGGGTACCGCAGTGAACGTGCAGAGCATGGTGTTCGGTAACATGGGCGACCGTTCCGCCACGGGAGTGGCCTTCACGCGCAACCCCGCCACTGGCGAAAACGTGTTCTACGGCGAGTGGCTGGTGAACGCCCAAGGTGAGGATGTGGTCGCAGGCATCCGCACCCCCTATCCACTTAACAAAGCCAACAAGACTCCTGACAACAAGCATTTGCCCAGCCTCGAAGAGATGATGCCTGAGCTCTACAAGCAGCTGGAGAGCATCCGCCAGACGCTGGAGAAGCGTTATCGGGACATGCAGGACATCGAGTTCACCATCCAGGAAGGTCGGCTCTGGATGCTGCAGACGCGCGTGGGCAAGCGGAATGGACAGGCAGCAGTGCGCATGGCGGTGGACATGTGCAACGAAGGGCTCATCGATAAGAAAGAAGCCATCATGCGCGTCAAGCCCTCGCAGCTTGACGAGCTGCTCCATCCCATGGTGGACCCGATAAAGGAGCGTCATGTTCAGCCACTGGCCGTGGGTCTGCCCGCGGGACCGGGTGGCGCCACAGGACAGATCGTGTTTACTGCCGACGAGGCAGAACGACTGGGCAAGGTGAAGCAACGCGTCATCCTCGTGCGTACCGAGACCTCGCCGGAGGACGTGCACGGTATGCACGCCGCAGAGGCCATTCTGACCTCTAAAGGGGGGATGACCAGTCATGCCGCGCTCGTCGCACGCGGCTGGGGCAAACCCTGCATCGTTGGCTGCGGTGCGTTGGAGATCGACGCGGTCAACAAGAAGATGAGCGTTAACGGCCAGGTGCTGAAGCAGGGTGACTGGGTCACCATCAACGGCACGACCGGCCGTGTGTACGCGGGAAAACTACCTTTGGTGGTCCCCGACTTGGAGCGCAACCAGGCGTACCAGCAGCTCATGCAGTGGGCAGACGAATTCCGCACTTTGGGCGTGCGCACCAATGCCGACCGACCCGAGGACGCAGCCCAAGCTCGCGCATTCGGCGCAGAGGGCATCGGACTGTGTCGCACCGAGCACATGTTCTTTGATCCGAAGCGCATCCTCGCCATGCGGCAGATGATCCTGGCGGACAATGAGCGCGAGCGGCGCAAAGCCCTGGCTAAACTGTTGCCCTATCAGAAGAAAGACTTCTTGGGGATCTTCCGGGCGATGCAAGGATTGCCGGTTACCATCCGCCTGCTTGACCCACCTTTGCACGAGTTCATCAACCTGAACAAGAAGCAGATTAAGGAGCTGGCAGAGCAGCTGAACGTGCCGGCTAAGAAGATCGAGGCGCGCGTTGCCTCGCTCCATGAGGCGAACCCCATGCTGGGCCACCGCGGCTGCCGCCTTGGTATTGCTTACCCGGAAATCACTGAGATGCAGGCGCGCGCCATTTTCGAGGCGGCCGCAGAGTTGACCAAGCAGGGGGTGAAGGTCTACCCTGAGGTCATGGTGCCCCTGGTGGGGACCCTCAAAGAGTTCCAGCACCAAGAGAAGATCATCCGCAGGGTTGCCGAAGAGGTGATGAGCAAGTACCAGGTAACTTTCCGCTACCTTGTGGGTACGATGATCGAAATTCCGCGCGCCTGCTTGACAGCCGATGAGATCGCGCGCAGTGCTGAATTCTTCTCTTTCGGCACCAACGATCTGACTCAGACTACTTTCGGTTTTTCCCGTGATGACGTGGGCGCCATCCTGGCTTCCTACTTGGAAGAGGGAATTCTGCCGGAGGACCCATTCCAGACTCTGGACCAGACCGGCGTTGGGCAGCTTGTGGAGATGGGAGTCCAGAAAGGGCGCTCGGTGCGGCCGGACCTGAAAATCGGCATCTGTGGTGAACACGGTGGTGACCCTGCCTCAATCGAGTTCTGCCACCGTGTGGGCCTTGACTATGTCTCGTGCTCGCCGTTCAGGGTGCCCATTGCCCGGCTCGCAGCGGCGCGAGCGGCACTTCGCTACGGTGGACAAAAACGGTCCAAGTAG
- a CDS encoding pilus assembly protein N-terminal domain-containing protein, producing MRKMRNRECDGGRGERWKAFCAWLPLLVWTVSVQLIAAPGQKWNGRYVELEPSRSAVLEFPASIAKVFVADPEIADVTVTTPRHMLVVGKKVGTTNVVVWTNETSYQEYTVEVTRKESAEQVMLQVRFAEMTRGALRELGAHFIIEQLRVGSEQLTAGSFAGRVNTPQIPPVVDENVSFFFSIPSQKLSSVIRALEERRVLTTLAEPNLVAANGDTASFLAGGEFPVPIVNFQGVTIVFKEFGVRLRFVPTILDSETIQLRVAPEVSSLDFENGIILNGFRIPSLLSRRASTTVHLKDGEGLVIGGLMTREMINTMSRIPVLGHIPILGNLFKSKRAGTEESELIILIVPHIVKPMRPAEVEEIRTE from the coding sequence ATGAGGAAGATGAGGAACAGAGAGTGTGACGGAGGACGGGGAGAGCGGTGGAAAGCCTTCTGTGCGTGGCTCCCCCTGCTGGTGTGGACCGTCAGCGTCCAGCTCATTGCGGCCCCCGGTCAAAAATGGAATGGACGTTACGTGGAGCTGGAGCCTTCGCGGTCGGCGGTCTTGGAATTCCCGGCAAGCATAGCAAAGGTGTTCGTTGCCGACCCGGAGATCGCCGACGTCACGGTCACCACACCAAGGCACATGTTAGTGGTAGGCAAGAAGGTCGGCACCACCAACGTGGTGGTGTGGACCAACGAGACCTCGTACCAGGAATACACGGTGGAGGTCACGCGCAAGGAATCAGCCGAGCAGGTCATGCTCCAGGTGCGCTTTGCGGAGATGACCCGTGGGGCGTTGCGCGAATTGGGGGCACACTTCATCATCGAACAGTTGAGGGTGGGCTCCGAGCAGCTCACCGCAGGCAGCTTTGCCGGACGGGTAAACACCCCGCAAATCCCTCCAGTTGTCGATGAGAACGTAAGTTTCTTCTTCTCCATCCCCAGCCAGAAGCTTTCCTCGGTAATTCGCGCCTTGGAGGAACGCCGCGTGTTGACCACCCTGGCCGAGCCCAACCTGGTGGCAGCAAACGGCGACACGGCCAGCTTCTTGGCCGGAGGCGAGTTTCCTGTACCCATCGTCAACTTTCAGGGTGTGACCATCGTGTTTAAGGAGTTCGGCGTGCGACTCCGATTTGTCCCCACCATTTTAGACTCCGAAACAATCCAGCTCAGGGTAGCACCGGAGGTGAGCAGTTTAGATTTCGAGAATGGAATAATCCTAAACGGGTTCCGCATTCCGTCCCTCCTGAGCAGGCGGGCATCGACCACGGTTCATCTCAAGGACGGCGAAGGGTTGGTGATCGGCGGCCTGATGACCAGGGAGATGATCAACACCATGTCCCGCATCCCGGTGCTGGGACATATTCCCATCCTGGGCAATCTGTTTAAGAGCAAGCGTGCCGGAACAGAGGAGAGTGAGTTAATCATCCTGATTGTGCCGCACATTGTGAAGCCGATGCGGCCGGCGGAGGTGGAGGAGATACGAACGGAATGA
- the cpaB gene encoding Flp pilus assembly protein CpaB, producing the protein MVKAKILVPIALASSLGAAYIAKGRITQLSARAESESPVQPTTVGVVVAAADLKIGAELNRDVLTVKSWPVEIAPSDGFRSIDEVVGRVVRYEILAGDPITERKLAPVGSRKGLSSVIPPGKVAMTVGVNVVSGVSGFILPGCRVDVIVTTSTGYSKETAKTKIILQNVEVVAVDQETKRESDSPMSVQAVTLLVTPEEAEKLALASTEGKLQLILRNAADSLRHETKGASLTELIEVPKPASPQPSYRPRSAPTPQAKQQEHTVEVFRQGKKSEVSFKEGAEPREP; encoded by the coding sequence ATGGTGAAGGCTAAGATCCTTGTGCCGATTGCGCTGGCAAGTTCGCTGGGGGCGGCATACATTGCCAAGGGACGCATCACCCAGCTGTCGGCGCGGGCGGAGAGCGAGTCCCCCGTGCAGCCCACCACGGTCGGCGTGGTAGTCGCTGCAGCCGATCTCAAGATCGGCGCCGAACTAAACAGGGACGTCCTGACGGTGAAGAGCTGGCCCGTGGAAATCGCCCCCAGCGACGGCTTCCGAAGCATCGACGAGGTAGTGGGCAGAGTGGTGCGGTACGAGATCCTGGCCGGCGACCCCATCACGGAGCGGAAGCTGGCCCCGGTTGGTTCCCGCAAGGGCCTTTCCAGTGTCATTCCCCCGGGAAAGGTGGCGATGACCGTGGGGGTCAATGTGGTCAGTGGCGTGAGCGGCTTCATCCTGCCCGGTTGTCGTGTGGACGTCATTGTCACCACCTCCACAGGTTATTCGAAGGAAACGGCCAAGACGAAGATCATTCTGCAAAACGTGGAGGTGGTGGCAGTGGACCAGGAGACAAAACGCGAGAGTGACTCACCCATGTCGGTGCAGGCGGTGACCTTGCTGGTCACACCAGAGGAGGCGGAGAAACTGGCCTTGGCGAGCACCGAGGGCAAGCTGCAGCTCATCCTCCGGAACGCTGCCGACTCCTTGCGTCATGAAACAAAAGGGGCTTCGCTCACTGAGCTCATCGAGGTCCCCAAACCGGCCTCTCCGCAGCCAAGCTACCGTCCGAGGTCTGCTCCCACGCCTCAGGCAAAACAGCAAGAGCACACAGTGGAGGTTTTTCGTCAGGGGAAAAAATCGGAAGTTAGTTTCAAGGAGGGTGCAGAACCAAGAGAGCCTTGA
- a CDS encoding A24 family peptidase, which produces METTLLKAVVGGAVCVLAFVAGYYDWRWRRIPNWLTYPAAALALLMRGLLGGAVMALDGAGGMAFAFALMALLYAGGMMGGGDVKLAAAMAAWVGLAALPRSLFFMAVLGAMLSLFMAAQRGMGKQRWTGENRLGAATGQNTRLTVPYGVAIGGGALLAMVW; this is translated from the coding sequence ATGGAAACGACCCTACTCAAAGCAGTGGTGGGCGGCGCAGTGTGTGTCCTGGCTTTCGTGGCAGGCTACTACGATTGGCGCTGGCGCCGCATACCCAACTGGTTAACATATCCAGCAGCGGCATTAGCCCTGCTGATGCGGGGGCTGTTGGGGGGAGCAGTCATGGCACTTGACGGGGCAGGGGGGATGGCGTTTGCTTTTGCACTGATGGCGTTGCTGTATGCTGGCGGCATGATGGGGGGCGGTGACGTGAAACTGGCCGCAGCAATGGCGGCATGGGTGGGATTGGCCGCGCTGCCTCGTTCCCTCTTTTTTATGGCAGTGTTGGGCGCAATGCTCTCTCTGTTCATGGCTGCCCAACGAGGTATGGGAAAACAAAGATGGACAGGAGAGAATCGACTGGGCGCCGCGACAGGGCAGAACACACGTCTGACCGTTCCCTACGGCGTGGCCATCGGCGGAGGCGCACTGCTGGCTATGGTGTGGTAA
- a CDS encoding pilus assembly protein → MLRPGTKRRLFGERGQSLAEFALVLPLMLVILAAIIEFGRAMMTLNVASGAAREGARVAATGAGSGSARQAAINVITAAGYNNYTVSVSGPDGNNSVRCTVTIPHTFLTGGLVPGLGGQLNISHTAVMRWEG, encoded by the coding sequence GTGCTACGACCAGGCACAAAAAGACGTTTGTTTGGCGAACGGGGGCAGTCGTTAGCGGAATTCGCGCTGGTGTTGCCTCTGATGCTCGTGATCCTGGCGGCGATCATCGAATTTGGACGGGCGATGATGACACTCAACGTGGCCAGCGGTGCGGCGCGGGAGGGGGCTCGGGTGGCGGCGACCGGTGCCGGTTCCGGCAGTGCACGGCAGGCAGCTATCAACGTCATCACTGCTGCGGGCTACAACAACTACACGGTGTCCGTGTCGGGCCCGGATGGCAACAACAGCGTTCGCTGCACAGTGACGATCCCTCACACCTTTCTGACCGGCGGTCTAGTGCCGGGCCTTGGGGGGCAGCTGAACATCTCTCACACGGCGGTAATGCGCTGGGAGGGGTGA
- the tmk gene encoding dTMP kinase, producing the protein MAMAAKWREECEVAGRLITFEGIDGAGKSVQAAELRRWLESAKRRAAIIVRDPGTAPIAEQIRAILLDPANGAISPWTELLLYEAARAQLVEECIRPALARDMVVICDRFYDSTTAYQGYGRQLDLAKVTLANRLGACGVIPDLTIILDLDVEAALQRKGRAPLDRLEQEKRAFHERVRKGYLEIARAEPSRVKVVQGDRTVQAIAEEIRQLVDRVLGE; encoded by the coding sequence ATAACTTTTGAGGGGATCGACGGGGCGGGCAAGAGCGTGCAGGCGGCCGAGCTGCGCCGTTGGTTAGAAAGCGCCAAGCGCCGCGCGGCAATCATTGTGCGCGACCCTGGCACCGCTCCGATAGCCGAGCAGATCCGGGCGATCCTGCTTGATCCGGCTAACGGCGCCATCTCTCCGTGGACGGAGCTCTTGCTTTACGAGGCAGCGCGCGCTCAGCTGGTGGAGGAGTGCATTAGACCGGCCCTGGCCCGGGATATGGTGGTCATCTGTGACCGATTCTACGATTCGACCACTGCCTATCAGGGGTACGGAAGGCAGCTGGACCTGGCGAAGGTCACATTGGCCAACCGCCTCGGCGCCTGTGGTGTGATTCCGGACCTGACCATCATCCTCGACTTGGACGTGGAGGCGGCCCTGCAGAGGAAAGGGCGCGCGCCTCTTGATCGTTTGGAGCAGGAAAAGCGAGCCTTTCACGAGCGGGTGCGAAAAGGCTACTTGGAGATTGCCCGCGCGGAACCGTCAAGAGTCAAGGTGGTTCAAGGCGATAGAACTGTGCAGGCGATTGCCGAGGAGATCCGGCAGTTGGTGGACCGCGTGTTGGGGGAGTAG